The Flavobacterium sp. M31R6 nucleotide sequence TTTATGTCAGGAAATAATATTTCAGCTGTAGAATTGACAAAAGTTTGCGTAGGAGGACTATTGATTATTCTGTTTATGAAAGCGGCTATCAGTAAAAAGCTTTTCTCAATCCCCATGCGAAGAGAAATTATTGCCGATCATGAATTGCAGGTTTTCATTGGTTTCAGCATCTGTTTTGGTATGGCATGGATTAGTGAATGGTTTGGACTGTCTCCTGCCTTTGGAGCTTTTATCGCTGGTGTTCTAATTGGACACGACAAGGCGACACATTGGCTAGGTAAATCCCTGATTCCTTTCAGAGTGTTTTTTATGGCTTTCTTCTTTCTTGCAGTAGGTGTTCAGCTTGATATCAAGTTTTTTATTGAAAATATTGGAACTATAATATGGATTTCAGTTGCTGTGCTTTTTATAAATAGCCTGATCAATGCCATACTTTTTAAACTTACAAAAAACTCATGGCGTGATAGTTTGTATGGAGGAGCACTTTTATCACAAATTGGAGAATTTAGTTTTGTTTTGATGACCTTGGCATCTTCTTTGCAACTTGTGGGGATTTATACTTATCAAATAACCTTGGCTGTTACCACTCTTACAATGTTTCTTAACACATTTTGGCTTATGATAATCCAGGAATTAATTTATAAACTGCCGGATTACAAAGAAAAATCTTTTTAGTATTGAATTTGAACTATAAGATCAAAAGGGATTTTGGAAGTCATATTCATAATGAAACAACTGGCTGTTTTTATTATGAATATGCTTTTTGAAATAAAAATATTCCTGATTAATGTGTTTGCTCTAATTCTTCTTTTTTAGTTCTTTTCTTTTCAAATGTCAATACCAAAGCCGGTAAAACCAATAAATTGGCAAACATAGCAAACATCAAGGTGCATGAAATCAATCCTCCAAGTGCTATCGTACCACTAAAACTAGACAATGTGAATGTGGCAAATCCCACAATCAATACAATTGAAGTGTAGAAAGTACTGATACCGGTTTCTCTCAAGGCACTAAATACTGATTTTTTAATTTTACCATTATAGAGATTCAAATCATGGCGGTATTTGGCCATAAACTGAATCGCATTATCAACCGAAATACCAAATGCAATACTAAATACCAATATCGTCGAAGGTTTCAGCGGTATTCCAAAATACCCCATCAGCCCAGATGTGATGCAAAGTGGTAATACATTTGTAATCACCGATGCCATAACCATTTTGGCAGAACGGAATAAATAAGCCATCAATCCGGCAATAAGGAAAATAGCAAAAATAAGCGATTCGATAAGGTTGTCAATTAGGTAAGAAGTTCCTTTTTGGAAAACCAAAGCTTTCCCGGTAAGGGTAACTTCATAGCGATCTTTTGGGAATACTTTGTCTATTTTGGTTTTTAGTTTCTTTTCGACTCTGGCCATTTCCTGAGTTCCAATGTCTTTCATGAAAGTGGTGATTCGGGCATATCGTCCAGTCGAATCCACATAGCTTTTCATCAGGTTGGTCTTGGTGTCTTTGGTGGCATTTTTGGCATACGACAATATAAAAGCCTGCTCTTGTGAAGTAGGTAATTCATAATATTCTGGCTTGCCATTGTAATAGGCTTGTTTAGAATATTTGACCAAATTGACAACAGAAACCGGTTTTGATAATTCAGGAATCTCCGCAATTGTTTTTTGCAATTCATCCATCTTTTTCATTGTAGATAACTTCATTACCCCTTTTTTGTGTTTGGTGTCCACCATGATTTCTAACGGCATTACACCATTGAACTCTTTTTCAAAAAAGATAATGTCTTTAAAGAACGAGGCAGTTTTCGGCATTTCGCCTATCAAACTTCCCGAAACTTTCATTTGGGAAACCCCAATTACACTAAAAACCAATAACAATCCGTAAATAATATAGATCATTTTGCGGTTGTTTTTTACGACGCTTTCAACCCAGTTTAATAGGGCAGATATATAGGTTTTGCTTAGATGTTTTAAATGTTTTTCTTTGGGAACATCCATAAAGCTGTACACAATTGGCACAATTACCAAGGTGAGCAAGTACACCGTAATCACATTTATAGAGGTTACTAAACCAAATTCGAACAACAAATCATTTCCGGTAATCATAAAAGTGGCAAATCCAGCTGCTGTCGTCAAATTGGTCATTAAGGTGGAAACCCCGATTGTCGAAATTACACGTTGTAAAGCTTTGGCCTGATTTTGATGGGTTTTTATTTCCTGTTGGTATTTGTTGATGAGGAAAATACAGTTTGTGATTCCAATTACAATAATCAACGGCGGAATGATAGCCGTAAGAATTGTGATTTTGTAATGAAACAAACCTAGCGTTCCAAAAGACCACATTACACCAATAATCAAAATACAGATTGAGATAAAAGTGGCTCTGTACGAACGAAAGAATAAAAAGAAAATTAAAGACGTTATGAATAATGCGGCGCCAATGAATAGGCCAATTTCGCCTTTCATATTTTCAGCATTTATGGTTCTGATGTAAGGCATTCCGGAAACACGGAGGTCAATTCCGGTTGTTTTTTCAAACTTGTCAATTTTTGGAACTAAATTTTCCAAAATGAATGTCTTTCTCGAAGCCGTATTTACAATATTTTTCTTGATATAAACCGCAGAACGGATACTTCCTGACTCTTTGTTGAACAATAAACCTTCATAAAAAGGAAGATTATGAAACAATTCGAATTTTATTTTTTGAATGTATTCTGGATTCGCAGTTTGACTTTGGTTAATAAACGGAACCAATTTAAATTTCTGCGCAACAGTGTCTTTTTCAAGCGTTTTTAGATCATTCAGAGAAACGACTAATTCCACTTCTTTAGAATTTTTCAAGCCAGTCATCAATTCATTCCAAGCGGCAAAAGCTTTGGGCGTGAAAAAAGCATCATCTTTAAAACCAATGACAATAAGGTTTCCTTCTTCTCCAAATTTATCTAGAAAGTCTTGATACTGTTTGTTTACGATATGTTTTTTAGGAAGTAAATTAGCTTCAGTATAGGTCATAGCCAAATTTTTCCACTGAAAAGAAAGGAAAATAGTTATGGCAAGTATTGCAGCTAGTATGGTTATTCTGTTTTTAAGTACAATGCGGGCTATGTTCTGCCATAACCTATCAGTGAATTTCTTTTTCATATACGTTTTAAAATGCATGCAAATGTAAACAAAACAGTTAGAAATTACATGAAAGTCCTTCGATTTTCTGGTTATTGTATGGGTGTTTTTTTGACTTTATTTTTGTTTACAATAAGATAATTTGTGCATTATAAATTATATATTTGAAATTCTCATCTTAGCGCTTTTGTTAATGGGATAAAGAAGTCAAAAAAGGTATGAAAAAGTACAAGAATACATTATTTTATTTGGGAGTTACAGGTGGTTTTACCGCAGTAATGTATTGGATTATAAAAGAGGGCAAGCATCTTGAGGGAAATAAAATAATCATTCATCCAACGGCAAGCGTAAGTTCTTGGGATGATTTTCTCACTTCAATGATTCATAATGTACAGGACCCTTTGGCTATTTTATTGGCACAAATTATAATGATTATCCTTGTGGCTCGCCTTTTTGGCTGGTTTTTCAAAAAAATAGGGCAGCCTTCGGTAATTGGTGAAATTATTGCAGGAATTGCGCTTGGGCCATCTTTATTAGGTTTGTATTTTCCTGATTTTTTCCATGCACTTTTTCCAGCTAATTCCTTAGAGAATTTAAAATTTTTGAGCCAGATTGGGTTAATACTTTTTATGTTCGTAATTGGTATGGAGCTTGATATCAAAGTGTTAAAAAACAGGGCGAAAGAAGCGGTTGTTATAAGTCATGCGAGTATCGTAATTCCATTTGCATTAGGAATCGGATTGGCCTATTTTGTTTACAACCGTTTTGCTCCGGAGGGAGTTAAGTTTCTTTCGTTCAGTTTGTTTATGGGGATTGCGATGAGTATTACCGCCTTTCCTGTTTTGGCACGAATTGTCCAGGAAAGAGGGATGCATAAAACCAAATTGGGAGCTATTGCAATCACCTGTGCCGCCGCCGATGATATAACGGCTTGGTGTCTATTGGCCGTTGTAATTGCCATTGTAAAAGCAGGAACTTTTGAAAGTTCAATGTACATCATTTCGTTGGCTGCTATTTATGTAGTCGTGATGATCTATCTGGTAAAACCTTTCTTGAAACGAATTGGAGATTTGTATGGGGCCAAAGATAGTTTGAGTAAACCCGTTGTTGCCATTTTCTTTTTGATATTGATTATTTCTTCCTATGCTACAGAATTAGTTGGAATTCACGCTTTGTTTGGTGCTTTTATGATGGGGGCCATCATGCCGGATGTCCCTAAGTTTAGAACTGTTTTTATTTCCAAAGTCGAAGATGTATCCGTAATATTATTATTGCCTTTGTTCTTTGTGTTTACAGGTTTGCGTACCGAAATAGGTTTGTTAAACGAGCCTTATTTATGGAAAGTAACTGGGTTTATCATTCTTGTTGCGGTTGTGGGTAAATTTTTCGGAAGTGCTTTGGCAGCCAAATTTGTTGGACAAAGTTGGAGAAATAGTCTTGTGATAGGAGCCTTGATGAATACAAGAGGTTTGATGGAATTAATTGTATTGAATATCGGACTAGCTCTTGGAGTTCTTACGACCGAAGTCTTTACGATGATGGTAATCATGGCCCTGGTGACAACTTTTATGACTGGCCCTGCATTAGATTTAATCAATTACATTTTTAAAACCAGTGACATAATAGATCATGATGAAGAAGTAAATCACAGCAAGTATAGAATTTTAATTTCTTTTGGTAATAATGAAAAAGGAAAATCTTTGCTGCGTTTGGCTAATAGCTTGGTGAAAAAGCAAAAAGAAACCTGTTCAGTAACAGCATTGCATTTGTCCTTAAGTGATGAAATGCATACGTTCAACATGGAAGATAAAGAGAAAAGCAGCTTTAATCCTATAATGAAAGAAGCAGTTATTCTGAAACAAGAAATCACTACTATTTTCAAAGCGACAATTGATATTGAGACAGAAATAATAGATATAGCCAATCAAGGGGATTATGATTTATTATTGGTAGGACTTGGAAAATCCATATTTGAGGGTACTTTATTGGGCAAAGTAATTGGGTTTACTTCCCGAATTATTAATCCCGAAAGATTGTTGGATAAATTTACGGGCAAAGAAGGGTTGTTCGTAAATTCACCATTTGATGAAAGAACACGACAAATTGTTTTGAAAGTCAAAATGCCATTGGGAGTTTTGATTGACAAGGATTTAAAAGAAGTAAATCAGGTTTTTGTTCCTATTTACGGTTCTGAAGACTCTTTTTTAATTGACTATGCCCAAAAAATAATTTTCAATAATGATGCTACCGTTTCCTTTTTGGACATCAATGGTCATATGCAATCCAATTTTGTAATTGCAAGTGCTCTAGGTTCCTTAAAACAAAAATTTCCAGATAATGTAATTTTGGATAACGAATCTATTTTGACAGAGGAGTTTTTGATCAAACAAGATTTAATGATTGTGAGTTTGGAGAGTTGGAAAGACTTATTGGATACTCGTCCGGTTTGGTTAAGCGGTATGCCTTCGGTATTGATTATAAAGCCTTAATCATAAATTATTGGGGATGGACTCAAAAGTTTTTAAATTTCTCTTTGAGAACTGTGTTTTCATTTTTCAAGAATTCAAATCAATAACTAGATAGCTTATGTATAAAATTATTTACGCACCACTATTACTGTTAATTTTCACCCATTTCAGCTTCGCACAAACAAAAAAGCAAAATTTTACTTTAGAGCCTAAAACAATTGCAAGTTTCCCTTTTGATTCCATAATTTCTAAAAAAGAGAATGGACAAATAGTTATTAGAAGAGAGTACCAATATATAGATTCTTTGAATTTTTATGGATTTAATTACCAGTCTTTTGATAACTTAAGAATAAGAGGTTTTTTGATTGAGCCAAAAAAGAAAGGTATTTATCCCGTTTTAATTTATAACAGGGGAGGGAATGGAGATTTCGGAAAAATTCCTTTTCAGTATTTAGCACGTTTCCTGGGCAAGATAGCAAATAAGGGTTATGTTATAATTGGTTCTCAGTTAAGAGGAAATGCTGCTAGTGAAGGGTTTGACGAGTTTGGAGGAAAAGACGTAAATGATGTGTTAAGCCTTTTGGACATTATTGACCAACTACCTAATGTTGATAATAAAAGAATTGGAGTTTTTGGTTGGAGTCGAGGGGTAATGACTAACTTTTTGATGCTAAAAAAAACCAATCGAATCAAAACCAACATTGCTATTGCAGGCCAAGCTGATTTATTGGATAATAAAAGGCTTGATATGTTTGGAGTTTTTAGACAAAGAATACCAAATTATGCTAAAGATTCTATTGCAGCTTTAAAAACACGTTCTAGTTTATTGGCAATCGATTCTATCCAGAATAAACAGCTTACTAATTTTATTATTCAAGGAAATAAGGATGAAAGGGTGCCTATTGATAATGCTTTTAAATTTTATTCAAAATTAAATAGTTCGAGTTTTACAACACGATTACTAGTCTATGAAAATGAAAATCATAGCCTAGAAAGTGTGAGAGATAGTAATTTATTGGATGAAATAGAAGATTGGTTAAGAAGATATTTGTAATTAGTCTTAATGATATTCCTGTTTGAGCTTGTCAAATGATATTATTTATAGCTGGGGGTAACTCAACAAAATCAATATATTTGTTTCATATTTATACAAATCATGAATTGGATCTTACTTATTATAGCTGGTTTTTTTGAAGTAGGTTTTGCGACTTGTTTGGGCAAAGCCAAAGAAACTTCTGGTATGACATCTACTTTGTGGATGATAGGTTTTTTTATTGCACTTTCTATTAGTATGACTTTGTTATACAAAGCTTCCCAAACCTTGCCAATAGGCACCGCTTATGCTGTATGGACAGGAATTGGAGCAGTTGGCACAGTTCTGGTTGGTATTTTTATATTCAAAGAGCCCGCAACTTTCTGGAGGCTTTTTTTCTTGTTTACTTTGATATCGTCACTAATTGGGTTGAAATTTGTTTCGGCACATTAATGAAGTTGAACCCTTTTTTAATCATTTCATATTTAATCTAAAATGGATAACGTAGAAGAAAACAATAACATCATATATGTGTTGCTGATAATTATACTGGTATTCATAGTGGTGCTTTGTTATCTTGTCTATCGGTTGATAGAATCTGGCAAAGCCAAAAAAAGTGTTGAAGAGAAATTTGATTTGCTTGAAATGAAAGTAAATAATTTGCAGTTGGAAACATTGGAATCCAAACTCAATCCGCATCTTTTCAAGAATATTCTCAATTCGATTCAGTCACATGCCTACCAAACTTATTTTGCTTTGGATAAACTGGCTAATGTTTTGGATTATATTTTATATGAAAGCCAAAAAAAGTTTGTTTCTCCAAAAGAAGAAATTCAGTTTGCTTTAAATCTTATTGAAATTAACAAAATTAAAGTAAGTCCGCTTTTTGAGTTGAAAGTAAAAACTAAGATTAATGATGGAGAAAAGTTGTATGAACAGAATCTTCTGGCTCCTTTGATTTCGATTGATTTGATTGAAAATGCATTTAAACATGCCGATTTGCAAAGTGCTGATGCCTTTATTTCAATACTTTTTGAGTTTAAAGACAATTGTTTTTATTTGACTGTTTCCAATAAAATGTCGGAGAAAAAAGCCTTAAAAAAAGAAAGAAGCGGAATTGGCGCAACTACATTGGAACAACGATTGAAAATTATATACAAAAATCAGTTCAAATTGGATAAATTTGTCGAGAACGACATTTATATTGCGCATTTAAAAATCAATCTTCTTGAATACAAAAATCAAATGTTTACTGCTTGATGATGAATTACCGGGTTTGACTTACCTGAAAATGCTTTGCGAACAAATTCCGGAATTAGAAGTCATAAAGTCGTTTAACGATCCTCAAAAATTATTGGATGAAGTGCCCGACCTCGATTTTGATTTGTGTATTTCCGATATTGAAATGCCGGGGATTGATGGATTGACTTTGGCTAATTTGCTCCAAAATAAATTAGTAATTTTTACCACTGCATACAAGAATTATGCTGCCGAAGCTTTTGATATTAATGCAGTAGATTATATCACCAAGCCAGTTACCAAAGAGCGTCTGGAAAAAGCAGTTGCCAAAGCTTTGGAACGATTCCAAAAGCTGGAAAGTTCAAAGAAATTTATTCATTTGAATACAGATAAGGGGAAATCATTACTATATTTTAGTCAGATTCAATACATTAAAACAGCATTGGTCGATAGTAGGGATAAGGAAGTTCATCTTACAGATGGCAGTATTTTAATTCTTAAAAACATCAATTTCGCTTCGCTATTAAATCAGCTACCCAATGCTGATTTCTGCAGAGTCAATAAAAAAGAAATTATTGCAATAAAGGCTGTTCAATATTTCAATCATAATGAAATTACGCTCTCTATTCATGGAAAAAGCGGTAAACCAATCGTATTATTTTTGAGTGATACCTATCGAAATGATTTTTTGATGAAAGTGAAAATCTAACTTATTACAAAGTTTTCTACTCTTGTTACATTCCTTTAAAATTTGATTGGAATTCGTTTTATACCTCAAAAATCTGTTCTCATATTTGCATGGAAATTAAATTAATTTAAGAGTGCCGTATGAAGAATATTAAAAAATCTTTTTTTTATCTGACAATTATAGGTGG carries:
- a CDS encoding sensor histidine kinase, which encodes MDNVEENNNIIYVLLIIILVFIVVLCYLVYRLIESGKAKKSVEEKFDLLEMKVNNLQLETLESKLNPHLFKNILNSIQSHAYQTYFALDKLANVLDYILYESQKKFVSPKEEIQFALNLIEINKIKVSPLFELKVKTKINDGEKLYEQNLLAPLISIDLIENAFKHADLQSADAFISILFEFKDNCFYLTVSNKMSEKKALKKERSGIGATTLEQRLKIIYKNQFKLDKFVENDIYIAHLKINLLEYKNQMFTA
- a CDS encoding LytTR family DNA-binding domain-containing protein; protein product: MNTKIKCLLLDDELPGLTYLKMLCEQIPELEVIKSFNDPQKLLDEVPDLDFDLCISDIEMPGIDGLTLANLLQNKLVIFTTAYKNYAAEAFDINAVDYITKPVTKERLEKAVAKALERFQKLESSKKFIHLNTDKGKSLLYFSQIQYIKTALVDSRDKEVHLTDGSILILKNINFASLLNQLPNADFCRVNKKEIIAIKAVQYFNHNEITLSIHGKSGKPIVLFLSDTYRNDFLMKVKI
- a CDS encoding cation:proton antiporter; this translates as MKKYKNTLFYLGVTGGFTAVMYWIIKEGKHLEGNKIIIHPTASVSSWDDFLTSMIHNVQDPLAILLAQIIMIILVARLFGWFFKKIGQPSVIGEIIAGIALGPSLLGLYFPDFFHALFPANSLENLKFLSQIGLILFMFVIGMELDIKVLKNRAKEAVVISHASIVIPFALGIGLAYFVYNRFAPEGVKFLSFSLFMGIAMSITAFPVLARIVQERGMHKTKLGAIAITCAAADDITAWCLLAVVIAIVKAGTFESSMYIISLAAIYVVVMIYLVKPFLKRIGDLYGAKDSLSKPVVAIFFLILIISSYATELVGIHALFGAFMMGAIMPDVPKFRTVFISKVEDVSVILLLPLFFVFTGLRTEIGLLNEPYLWKVTGFIILVAVVGKFFGSALAAKFVGQSWRNSLVIGALMNTRGLMELIVLNIGLALGVLTTEVFTMMVIMALVTTFMTGPALDLINYIFKTSDIIDHDEEVNHSKYRILISFGNNEKGKSLLRLANSLVKKQKETCSVTALHLSLSDEMHTFNMEDKEKSSFNPIMKEAVILKQEITTIFKATIDIETEIIDIANQGDYDLLLVGLGKSIFEGTLLGKVIGFTSRIINPERLLDKFTGKEGLFVNSPFDERTRQIVLKVKMPLGVLIDKDLKEVNQVFVPIYGSEDSFLIDYAQKIIFNNDATVSFLDINGHMQSNFVIASALGSLKQKFPDNVILDNESILTEEFLIKQDLMIVSLESWKDLLDTRPVWLSGMPSVLIIKP
- a CDS encoding multidrug efflux SMR transporter, translated to MNWILLIIAGFFEVGFATCLGKAKETSGMTSTLWMIGFFIALSISMTLLYKASQTLPIGTAYAVWTGIGAVGTVLVGIFIFKEPATFWRLFFLFTLISSLIGLKFVSAH
- a CDS encoding S9 family peptidase, whose protein sequence is MYKIIYAPLLLLIFTHFSFAQTKKQNFTLEPKTIASFPFDSIISKKENGQIVIRREYQYIDSLNFYGFNYQSFDNLRIRGFLIEPKKKGIYPVLIYNRGGNGDFGKIPFQYLARFLGKIANKGYVIIGSQLRGNAASEGFDEFGGKDVNDVLSLLDIIDQLPNVDNKRIGVFGWSRGVMTNFLMLKKTNRIKTNIAIAGQADLLDNKRLDMFGVFRQRIPNYAKDSIAALKTRSSLLAIDSIQNKQLTNFIIQGNKDERVPIDNAFKFYSKLNSSSFTTRLLVYENENHSLESVRDSNLLDEIEDWLRRYL
- a CDS encoding cation:proton antiporter, whose translation is MLSQLFSGIAVLSFMVLLLILLLRRLKQPYFIAYIIAGLLLGPQVFNVIYEPEVISELGQIGIVLLMFSIGNEIDLHYLSHNFYKPLLIALVQIVLSFICMYIVGSYLEWKMATIILIAFIISLSSSAIVFQYLAKTGEIKSQLGIITCGVLLMQDILVVPMILTLNFMSGNNISAVELTKVCVGGLLIILFMKAAISKKLFSIPMRREIIADHELQVFIGFSICFGMAWISEWFGLSPAFGAFIAGVLIGHDKATHWLGKSLIPFRVFFMAFFFLAVGVQLDIKFFIENIGTIIWISVAVLFINSLINAILFKLTKNSWRDSLYGGALLSQIGEFSFVLMTLASSLQLVGIYTYQITLAVTTLTMFLNTFWLMIIQELIYKLPDYKEKSF
- a CDS encoding RND family transporter gives rise to the protein MKKKFTDRLWQNIARIVLKNRITILAAILAITIFLSFQWKNLAMTYTEANLLPKKHIVNKQYQDFLDKFGEEGNLIVIGFKDDAFFTPKAFAAWNELMTGLKNSKEVELVVSLNDLKTLEKDTVAQKFKLVPFINQSQTANPEYIQKIKFELFHNLPFYEGLLFNKESGSIRSAVYIKKNIVNTASRKTFILENLVPKIDKFEKTTGIDLRVSGMPYIRTINAENMKGEIGLFIGAALFITSLIFFLFFRSYRATFISICILIIGVMWSFGTLGLFHYKITILTAIIPPLIIVIGITNCIFLINKYQQEIKTHQNQAKALQRVISTIGVSTLMTNLTTAAGFATFMITGNDLLFEFGLVTSINVITVYLLTLVIVPIVYSFMDVPKEKHLKHLSKTYISALLNWVESVVKNNRKMIYIIYGLLLVFSVIGVSQMKVSGSLIGEMPKTASFFKDIIFFEKEFNGVMPLEIMVDTKHKKGVMKLSTMKKMDELQKTIAEIPELSKPVSVVNLVKYSKQAYYNGKPEYYELPTSQEQAFILSYAKNATKDTKTNLMKSYVDSTGRYARITTFMKDIGTQEMARVEKKLKTKIDKVFPKDRYEVTLTGKALVFQKGTSYLIDNLIESLIFAIFLIAGLMAYLFRSAKMVMASVITNVLPLCITSGLMGYFGIPLKPSTILVFSIAFGISVDNAIQFMAKYRHDLNLYNGKIKKSVFSALRETGISTFYTSIVLIVGFATFTLSSFSGTIALGGLISCTLMFAMFANLLVLPALVLTFEKKRTKKEELEQTH